The following are from one region of the Amia ocellicauda isolate fAmiCal2 chromosome 1, fAmiCal2.hap1, whole genome shotgun sequence genome:
- the lca5 gene encoding lebercilin isoform X3, whose amino-acid sequence MDSQNTYRSQEDNRQQEKSQPSRRSLHKYSDTSFKTKYDKNKEKADNDSPMEDRSRTRTRDPDRDCDSDCEKNSDSYYSDDYDNGSCASDRSRTPSSRSPSLTPRREGHKKRICSSPPRKQVGMKKSGSRTLTNRAGGQRRWGIRSQSLNKESPPKDLDLVTKRVLSARLLKINELKSELTELQLRLDGLQKENKVLRQLQHRQEKALNKFDNTENEISQLISRHGNEVRTLRERLRRAQERERTTDKRLKEVEEELYRSKSTVHKLRRLVDDRQLAEREELAHKLSQAEARLENNDHRIKDLERNLELSNSSFQRQLMAEKKKTHDAQEEVKKLQEELERRGQKLKDKERELDAKNIYANRMLKPSPKKDTDNTSKKNVPSRNSTKSVQTDDNLLCIEFPTPPPAITDGTEDSKEDDYLSLKEQSDKKREQRLAEEWQRTEKEKQERERQREREEQLKRDQELHALEEKAKRLREEWEKEEDERQRHERRLLQEQRDHEEWQRRAREPDQQSRERVEEEQHKKEQLLARMREIDQESGSTDLFSGVSESKRADFTQRSAKPHNQTPTIFSFTEPVENLHNGLPSQGSKDSLKKPDSAGRRGIKARDSSEDLTFGSYAPSFAKAPGRSAQANQRGNSAEGKNKDSADIGFGKDKKSSLMQQLFGPSANTDPSSKMEILSPPSTSKAAQGSSVSFPWEKNTLTKKKEAHLLFNEDQATGSNKSRLQVAESRPAVKAINSFEDEIEEVTL is encoded by the exons ATGGATTCCCAAAATACATACAGATCCCAAGAGGATAACAGGCAGCAAGAAAAGTCCCAGCCCTCTCGCAGAAGCCTACACAAATACTCAGATACCTCTTTTAAGACCAAGTATGACAAAAACAAGGAGAAAGCTGACAATGACAGCCCTATGGAGGACAGATCAAGGACTAGAACGCGGGACCCTGACCGAGACTGCGATTCTGACTGTGAGAAGAACAGCGACTCTTACTACTCTGATGACTATGACAATGGCTCCTGTGCATCGGACCGGTCTCGCACTCCCAGCTCCCGATCCCCTTCCCTAACACCCAGGAGAGAGGGACACAAAAAACGCATCTGCAGCAGCCCCCCACGCAAACAAG tTGGCATGAAGAAGTCGGGCTCCAGAACCTTAACCAATCGAGCCGGGGGACAACGGCGGTGGGGCATCCGCTCCCAGAGCCTGAACAAAGAGTCTCCCCCCAAGGACCTGGACCTGGTGACCAAGCGCGTGCTGTCGGCACGGCTGCTCAAGATCAACGAGCTGAAGAGTGAGCTGACCGAGCTGCAGCTGAGGCTGGACGGGCTGCAGAAGGAGAACAAGGTACTGAGGCAGCTGCAGCATCGGCAGGAGAAGGCTCTAAACAAGTTCGACAACACGGAGAACGAGATCTCGCAGCTCATCTCCCGGCACGGCAATGAGGTGCGGACCCTGCGTGAGCGCCTGCGCCGGGCCCAGGAGCGAGAGCGCACCACCGACAAGCGGCTGAAGGAAGTGGAGGAAGAGCTGTACCGCAGCAAGAGCACTGTGCACAAACTGCGCCGCCTGGTCGACGACAGGCAGTTGGCCGAGCGGGAGGAGCTGGCACACAAATTGTCCCAGGCTGAGGCCCGCCTTGAGAACAACGACCACAGGATTAAG GATCTGGAGAGAAATCTGGAGCTGAGCAACAGCAGCTTTCAAAGGCAGCTCATGGCAGAGAAGAAGAAAACCCATGATGCCCAGGAGGAAGTAAAAAAACTGCAGGAAGAGCTGGAGAGACGGGGACAGAAACTCAAG GACAAGGAAAGGGAACTTGACGCAAAGAACATCTATGCCAATCGTATGCTGAAACCATCTCcaaagaaagacacagacaacaCCTCAAAGAAAAATG TTCCCAGCAGGAACTCTACAAAAAGTGTGCAAACGGATGACAACTTGCTGTGCATTGAGTTTCCTACACCCCCACCTGCTATCACTGATGGCACAGAGGACTCCAAAGAAGATGATTATCTTTCGTTGAAG GAGCAGAGTGACAAAAAGCGAGAGCAGAGGCTTGCAGAGGAGTGGCAGCGtacagagaaagaaaagcaggagcgagagaggcagagagagcgagaggagcAGCTGAAGAGAGACCAGGAGCTGCATGCACTAGAGGAGAAAGCCAAGAGACTGCGAGAAG AATGGGAGAAGGAAGAGGACGAGAGACAGCGGCACGAGAGGCGTCTGTTACAGGAGCAGCGCGACCATGAGGAGTGGCAGAGGAGAGCAAGGGAGCCAGACCAACAGAGCAGGGAGAGGGTGGAGGAAGAGCAGCACAAGAAAGAGCAGCTCCTGGCCAGGATGCGGGAGATTGACCAGGAGAGTGGGAGCACTGACTTGTTCTCTGGTGTGTCCGAGTCCAAACGGGCCGACTTCACGCAGCGCTCCGCCAAGCCACATAACCAGACCCCAACCATCTTTTCCTTCACAGAGCCGGTGGAAAACCTCCACAATGGCCTGCCGTCCCAGGGGAGCAAAGACTCCCTCAAGAAGCCGGACTCTGCTGGGCGAAGAGGCATCAAAGCTCGTGACTCCAGCGAAGACCTGACCTTTGGCAGCTACGCCCCGTCGTTCGCAAAGGCACCCGGGAGGAGCGCCCAAGCCAACCAGAGAGGCAACAGCGCTGAAGGGAAGAACAAGGACAGTGCTGACATCGGGTTTGGCAAAGATAAGAAATCCAGCTTGATGCAGCAGCTGTTTGGTCCCAGTGCCAATACTGACCCCTCTTCCAAGATGGAGATTTTGAGTCCTCCATCAACCAGCAAGGCTGCTCAGGGAAGCAGTGTCTCATTCCCCTGGGAAAAAAACACCCTGACAAAGAAGAAAGAAGCCCATTTGTTGTTCAATGAGGATCAAGCCACTGGCTCTAACAAGAGCAGACTGCAGGTTGCTGAAAGCAGGCCAGCAGTGAAGGCCATCAATTCATTTGAGGATGAAATTGAAGAAGTCACACTTTAG
- the lca5 gene encoding lebercilin isoform X1, which translates to MDSQNTYRSQEDNRQQEKSQPSRRSLHKYSDTSFKTKYDKNKEKADNDSPMEDRSRTRTRDPDRDCDSDCEKNSDSYYSDDYDNGSCASDRSRTPSSRSPSLTPRREGHKKRICSSPPRKQVGMKKSGSRTLTNRAGGQRRWGIRSQSLNKESPPKDLDLVTKRVLSARLLKINELKSELTELQLRLDGLQKENKVLRQLQHRQEKALNKFDNTENEISQLISRHGNEVRTLRERLRRAQERERTTDKRLKEVEEELYRSKSTVHKLRRLVDDRQLAEREELAHKLSQAEARLENNDHRIKDLERNLELSNSSFQRQLMAEKKKTHDAQEEVKKLQEELERRGQKLKDKERELDAKNIYANRMLKPSPKKDTDNTSKKNVPSRNSTKSVQTDDNLLCIEFPTPPPAITDGTEDSKEDDYLSLKEQSDKKREQRLAEEWQRTEKEKQERERQREREEQLKRDQELHALEEKAKRLREDNSISTDSPLEEPGLSVLDKWEKEEDERQRHERRLLQEQRDHEEWQRRAREPDQQSRERVEEEQHKKEQLLARMREIDQESGSTDLFSGVSESKRADFTQRSAKPHNQTPTIFSFTEPVENLHNGLPSQGSKDSLKKPDSAGRRGIKARDSSEDLTFGSYAPSFAKAPGRSAQANQRGNSAEGKNKDSADIGFGKDKKSSLMQQLFGPSANTDPSSKMEILSPPSTSKAAQGSSVSFPWEKNTLTKKKEAHLLFNEDQATGSNKSRLQVAESRPAVKAINSFEDEIEEVTL; encoded by the exons ATGGATTCCCAAAATACATACAGATCCCAAGAGGATAACAGGCAGCAAGAAAAGTCCCAGCCCTCTCGCAGAAGCCTACACAAATACTCAGATACCTCTTTTAAGACCAAGTATGACAAAAACAAGGAGAAAGCTGACAATGACAGCCCTATGGAGGACAGATCAAGGACTAGAACGCGGGACCCTGACCGAGACTGCGATTCTGACTGTGAGAAGAACAGCGACTCTTACTACTCTGATGACTATGACAATGGCTCCTGTGCATCGGACCGGTCTCGCACTCCCAGCTCCCGATCCCCTTCCCTAACACCCAGGAGAGAGGGACACAAAAAACGCATCTGCAGCAGCCCCCCACGCAAACAAG tTGGCATGAAGAAGTCGGGCTCCAGAACCTTAACCAATCGAGCCGGGGGACAACGGCGGTGGGGCATCCGCTCCCAGAGCCTGAACAAAGAGTCTCCCCCCAAGGACCTGGACCTGGTGACCAAGCGCGTGCTGTCGGCACGGCTGCTCAAGATCAACGAGCTGAAGAGTGAGCTGACCGAGCTGCAGCTGAGGCTGGACGGGCTGCAGAAGGAGAACAAGGTACTGAGGCAGCTGCAGCATCGGCAGGAGAAGGCTCTAAACAAGTTCGACAACACGGAGAACGAGATCTCGCAGCTCATCTCCCGGCACGGCAATGAGGTGCGGACCCTGCGTGAGCGCCTGCGCCGGGCCCAGGAGCGAGAGCGCACCACCGACAAGCGGCTGAAGGAAGTGGAGGAAGAGCTGTACCGCAGCAAGAGCACTGTGCACAAACTGCGCCGCCTGGTCGACGACAGGCAGTTGGCCGAGCGGGAGGAGCTGGCACACAAATTGTCCCAGGCTGAGGCCCGCCTTGAGAACAACGACCACAGGATTAAG GATCTGGAGAGAAATCTGGAGCTGAGCAACAGCAGCTTTCAAAGGCAGCTCATGGCAGAGAAGAAGAAAACCCATGATGCCCAGGAGGAAGTAAAAAAACTGCAGGAAGAGCTGGAGAGACGGGGACAGAAACTCAAG GACAAGGAAAGGGAACTTGACGCAAAGAACATCTATGCCAATCGTATGCTGAAACCATCTCcaaagaaagacacagacaacaCCTCAAAGAAAAATG TTCCCAGCAGGAACTCTACAAAAAGTGTGCAAACGGATGACAACTTGCTGTGCATTGAGTTTCCTACACCCCCACCTGCTATCACTGATGGCACAGAGGACTCCAAAGAAGATGATTATCTTTCGTTGAAG GAGCAGAGTGACAAAAAGCGAGAGCAGAGGCTTGCAGAGGAGTGGCAGCGtacagagaaagaaaagcaggagcgagagaggcagagagagcgagaggagcAGCTGAAGAGAGACCAGGAGCTGCATGCACTAGAGGAGAAAGCCAAGAGACTGCGAGAAG ATAACAGCATTTCCACAGACTCCCCATTGGAAGAgccagggctctctgtgttgGACA AATGGGAGAAGGAAGAGGACGAGAGACAGCGGCACGAGAGGCGTCTGTTACAGGAGCAGCGCGACCATGAGGAGTGGCAGAGGAGAGCAAGGGAGCCAGACCAACAGAGCAGGGAGAGGGTGGAGGAAGAGCAGCACAAGAAAGAGCAGCTCCTGGCCAGGATGCGGGAGATTGACCAGGAGAGTGGGAGCACTGACTTGTTCTCTGGTGTGTCCGAGTCCAAACGGGCCGACTTCACGCAGCGCTCCGCCAAGCCACATAACCAGACCCCAACCATCTTTTCCTTCACAGAGCCGGTGGAAAACCTCCACAATGGCCTGCCGTCCCAGGGGAGCAAAGACTCCCTCAAGAAGCCGGACTCTGCTGGGCGAAGAGGCATCAAAGCTCGTGACTCCAGCGAAGACCTGACCTTTGGCAGCTACGCCCCGTCGTTCGCAAAGGCACCCGGGAGGAGCGCCCAAGCCAACCAGAGAGGCAACAGCGCTGAAGGGAAGAACAAGGACAGTGCTGACATCGGGTTTGGCAAAGATAAGAAATCCAGCTTGATGCAGCAGCTGTTTGGTCCCAGTGCCAATACTGACCCCTCTTCCAAGATGGAGATTTTGAGTCCTCCATCAACCAGCAAGGCTGCTCAGGGAAGCAGTGTCTCATTCCCCTGGGAAAAAAACACCCTGACAAAGAAGAAAGAAGCCCATTTGTTGTTCAATGAGGATCAAGCCACTGGCTCTAACAAGAGCAGACTGCAGGTTGCTGAAAGCAGGCCAGCAGTGAAGGCCATCAATTCATTTGAGGATGAAATTGAAGAAGTCACACTTTAG
- the lca5 gene encoding lebercilin isoform X2: MDSQNTYRSQEDNRQQEKSQPSRRSLHKYSDTSFKTKYDKNKEKADNDSPMEDRSRTRTRDPDRDCDSDCEKNSDSYYSDDYDNGSCASDRSRTPSSRSPSLTPRREGHKKRICSSPPRKQVGMKKSGSRTLTNRAGGQRRWGIRSQSLNKESPPKDLDLVTKRVLSARLLKINELKSELTELQLRLDGLQKENKVLRQLQHRQEKALNKFDNTENEISQLISRHGNEVRTLRERLRRAQERERTTDKRLKEVEEELYRSKSTVHKLRRLVDDRQLAEREELAHKLSQAEARLENNDHRIKDLERNLELSNSSFQRQLMAEKKKTHDAQEEVKKLQEELERRGQKLKDKERELDAKNIYANRMLKPSPKKDTDNTSKKNVPSRNSTKSVQTDDNLLCIEFPTPPPAITDGTEDSKEDDYLSLKSDKKREQRLAEEWQRTEKEKQERERQREREEQLKRDQELHALEEKAKRLREDNSISTDSPLEEPGLSVLDKWEKEEDERQRHERRLLQEQRDHEEWQRRAREPDQQSRERVEEEQHKKEQLLARMREIDQESGSTDLFSGVSESKRADFTQRSAKPHNQTPTIFSFTEPVENLHNGLPSQGSKDSLKKPDSAGRRGIKARDSSEDLTFGSYAPSFAKAPGRSAQANQRGNSAEGKNKDSADIGFGKDKKSSLMQQLFGPSANTDPSSKMEILSPPSTSKAAQGSSVSFPWEKNTLTKKKEAHLLFNEDQATGSNKSRLQVAESRPAVKAINSFEDEIEEVTL; the protein is encoded by the exons ATGGATTCCCAAAATACATACAGATCCCAAGAGGATAACAGGCAGCAAGAAAAGTCCCAGCCCTCTCGCAGAAGCCTACACAAATACTCAGATACCTCTTTTAAGACCAAGTATGACAAAAACAAGGAGAAAGCTGACAATGACAGCCCTATGGAGGACAGATCAAGGACTAGAACGCGGGACCCTGACCGAGACTGCGATTCTGACTGTGAGAAGAACAGCGACTCTTACTACTCTGATGACTATGACAATGGCTCCTGTGCATCGGACCGGTCTCGCACTCCCAGCTCCCGATCCCCTTCCCTAACACCCAGGAGAGAGGGACACAAAAAACGCATCTGCAGCAGCCCCCCACGCAAACAAG tTGGCATGAAGAAGTCGGGCTCCAGAACCTTAACCAATCGAGCCGGGGGACAACGGCGGTGGGGCATCCGCTCCCAGAGCCTGAACAAAGAGTCTCCCCCCAAGGACCTGGACCTGGTGACCAAGCGCGTGCTGTCGGCACGGCTGCTCAAGATCAACGAGCTGAAGAGTGAGCTGACCGAGCTGCAGCTGAGGCTGGACGGGCTGCAGAAGGAGAACAAGGTACTGAGGCAGCTGCAGCATCGGCAGGAGAAGGCTCTAAACAAGTTCGACAACACGGAGAACGAGATCTCGCAGCTCATCTCCCGGCACGGCAATGAGGTGCGGACCCTGCGTGAGCGCCTGCGCCGGGCCCAGGAGCGAGAGCGCACCACCGACAAGCGGCTGAAGGAAGTGGAGGAAGAGCTGTACCGCAGCAAGAGCACTGTGCACAAACTGCGCCGCCTGGTCGACGACAGGCAGTTGGCCGAGCGGGAGGAGCTGGCACACAAATTGTCCCAGGCTGAGGCCCGCCTTGAGAACAACGACCACAGGATTAAG GATCTGGAGAGAAATCTGGAGCTGAGCAACAGCAGCTTTCAAAGGCAGCTCATGGCAGAGAAGAAGAAAACCCATGATGCCCAGGAGGAAGTAAAAAAACTGCAGGAAGAGCTGGAGAGACGGGGACAGAAACTCAAG GACAAGGAAAGGGAACTTGACGCAAAGAACATCTATGCCAATCGTATGCTGAAACCATCTCcaaagaaagacacagacaacaCCTCAAAGAAAAATG TTCCCAGCAGGAACTCTACAAAAAGTGTGCAAACGGATGACAACTTGCTGTGCATTGAGTTTCCTACACCCCCACCTGCTATCACTGATGGCACAGAGGACTCCAAAGAAGATGATTATCTTTCGTTGAAG AGTGACAAAAAGCGAGAGCAGAGGCTTGCAGAGGAGTGGCAGCGtacagagaaagaaaagcaggagcgagagaggcagagagagcgagaggagcAGCTGAAGAGAGACCAGGAGCTGCATGCACTAGAGGAGAAAGCCAAGAGACTGCGAGAAG ATAACAGCATTTCCACAGACTCCCCATTGGAAGAgccagggctctctgtgttgGACA AATGGGAGAAGGAAGAGGACGAGAGACAGCGGCACGAGAGGCGTCTGTTACAGGAGCAGCGCGACCATGAGGAGTGGCAGAGGAGAGCAAGGGAGCCAGACCAACAGAGCAGGGAGAGGGTGGAGGAAGAGCAGCACAAGAAAGAGCAGCTCCTGGCCAGGATGCGGGAGATTGACCAGGAGAGTGGGAGCACTGACTTGTTCTCTGGTGTGTCCGAGTCCAAACGGGCCGACTTCACGCAGCGCTCCGCCAAGCCACATAACCAGACCCCAACCATCTTTTCCTTCACAGAGCCGGTGGAAAACCTCCACAATGGCCTGCCGTCCCAGGGGAGCAAAGACTCCCTCAAGAAGCCGGACTCTGCTGGGCGAAGAGGCATCAAAGCTCGTGACTCCAGCGAAGACCTGACCTTTGGCAGCTACGCCCCGTCGTTCGCAAAGGCACCCGGGAGGAGCGCCCAAGCCAACCAGAGAGGCAACAGCGCTGAAGGGAAGAACAAGGACAGTGCTGACATCGGGTTTGGCAAAGATAAGAAATCCAGCTTGATGCAGCAGCTGTTTGGTCCCAGTGCCAATACTGACCCCTCTTCCAAGATGGAGATTTTGAGTCCTCCATCAACCAGCAAGGCTGCTCAGGGAAGCAGTGTCTCATTCCCCTGGGAAAAAAACACCCTGACAAAGAAGAAAGAAGCCCATTTGTTGTTCAATGAGGATCAAGCCACTGGCTCTAACAAGAGCAGACTGCAGGTTGCTGAAAGCAGGCCAGCAGTGAAGGCCATCAATTCATTTGAGGATGAAATTGAAGAAGTCACACTTTAG